In Harmonia axyridis chromosome 6, icHarAxyr1.1, whole genome shotgun sequence, a single window of DNA contains:
- the LOC123682327 gene encoding E3 ubiquitin-protein ligase ZNF598, whose product MSTSTKQNSCDNENLCVLCFKNVEIYSIGICDHAVCFECSTRMRVLCRQNECPICRGEMPKVIFTKEIEPFTTLFGKYFKTGQQDPKYGLIFATNEIKKAYHKILEHRCSVCHPDQSWPFKTFNQLKDHMRREHELFFCDICIENVMIFSSERRLYTRQELGMHRRKGDPDNTSHRGHPLCEFCDTRFMDSDELYRHMRRVHLFCHFCDADGRHLYYRNINDLQKHFKEEHYLCEEGECKSVPLASAFRTEIDLKAHIAAIHGRSLGKVASKQVRTLELAFTLAPRGSANRKYQGDQNRENRLSDEGAVGYEPGGPGGGQEPPVFHNTLTPNNFPALAGSSGASAPNLRHTSTFAQKNSKINMNDFPSLGNKNNRPTSGVTITTSRNSEVSISRKQNQFPALGKPSTSRESTVSFSVHNNQDSKAPKVSIQVNHKSNGSIHTQITTSTGSSSNRQKPAEAFPALGESSKKTASNPQWVQVKSKKQTEKSTKVAPAPQLPPRDSEFPDLQKGKQNKKTSSIQVPVSNNWVNLNSLSKEQSRNNKNYTNAAKQKPKASEPQETSKTNNQKKKKKAKGTSNNQEQRSETSSNNGNEETAEVRLNGDVYSDSGSSSDSGKQVKKPPPGFKLPPPPGFENRFSDFPSLALPNDLTFTTSLGESYSIVSKPNNYKQPPNAVVRNQNIVKRLRMVSGEEVMQQFKNCSVRFHNGQLSTQRFFDYCKKVFGANFDEFFPEMLVLLPDIGKQQELFGVLTGKAKKNLVACENCKQIIFKKELSHHYKYHSFENQFSSQVTAQVNSNNSWNK is encoded by the exons ATGTCAACATCAACGAAACAAAATTCATGTGATAATGAAAATTTGTGCGTCCTGTGTTTCAAGAATGTCGAGATTTATTCTATTGGAATATGTGATCATGCAGTATGTTTCGAGTGTTCCACCAGGATGAGAGTCCTTTGCAGGCAAAACGAATGCCCCATTTGTAGAGGAGAAATGCCAAAG GTTATATTCACTAAAGAAATAGAGCCTTTCACTACCCTCTTTGGCAAATACTTTAAGACTGGCCAACAGGACCCCAAATATGGTCTGATATTCGCTACCAACGAGATCAAAAAGGCTTACCATAAGATTCTGGAGCACAGATGTAGTGTATGTCACCCAGATCAATCATGGCCTTTCAAAACATTCAACCAATTGAAGGACCATATGAGAAGAGAACACGAGCTGTTTTTCTGCGATATTTGCATCGAAAACGTCATGATTTTCTCTTCGGAACGTAGGCTCTATACTCGGCAAGAATTAGGCATGCATCGCAGAAAAGGAGATCCTGATAACACCTCTCATCG tggacATCCCCTCTGTGAGTTCTGTGACACCAGGTTTATGGACAGCGATGAACTGTACAGGCACATGAGAAGAGTCCATCTTTTCTGTCATTTTTGCGATGCCGACGGTAGACATCTTTATTATAGGAACATCAATGATCTGCAGAAACATTTCAAGGAAGAACATTACCTGTGCGAAGAGGGTGAATGTAAATCTGTACCTTTGGCATCTGCGTTCAGGACTGAAATAGACTTGAAAG CTCATATTGCTGCTATTCACGGAAGGTCCCTTGGTAAGGTTGCGTCAAAACAAGTTAGGACTTTGGAGTTGGCATTTACCTTGGCGCCAAGAGGTTCAGCTAACAGGAAGTACCAAGGAGatcaaaatagagaaaatag ACTTTCCGATGAAGGAGCTGTTGGATATGAACCTGGAGGTCCAGGTGGTGGCCAAGAACCTCCCGTTTTCCATAATACCCTCACACCGAATAATTTTCCAGCGTTGGCAGGTTCATCAGGCGCATCCGCACCCAATTTGAGGCATACCTCTACATTTGCCCAAAAGAACTCCAAAATTAACATGAATGATTTTCCTAGCTTAG GCAATAAGAATAATAGACCAACTTCAGGTGTTACGATAACAACGAGCAGAAACTCTGAAGTGAGCATAAGTAGAAAACAAAATCAGTTCCCCGCTTTGGGAAAACCCTCTACCTCAAGGGAGAGCACAGTATCATTTAGTGTtcacaa taatcaaGACTCGAAGGCCCCCAAAGTCTCCATTCAAGTAAATCACAAGTCCAACGGAAGCATACACACTCAGATCACCACCTCAACGGGCTCCAGTTCGAATCGGCAGAAACCTGCGGAAGCCTTTCCTGCTTTAGGAGAGTCAAGCAAGAAAACGGCTTCTAACCCTCAATGGGTACAGGTAAAGTCTAAAAAACAAACGGAAAAATCCACCAAAGTTGCCCCAGCACCACAACTGCCACCAAGGGATTCCGAATTTCCTGATTTACAAAAAG GTAAACAGAATAAGAAAACATCGAGTATACAAGTTCCTGTATCTAACAATTGGGTGAACCTAAACTCGCTTTCGAAAGAGCAATCGAGGAACAACAAAAACTACACCAACGCTGCCAAACAGAAGCCCAAGGCTTCGGAACCTCAGGAAACAAGCAAAACGaacaatcaaaagaaaaaaaagaaagccAAGGGTACCTCCAACAACCAAGAACAGAGAAGTGAAACGTCCTCGAATAACGGGAATGAGGAGACAGCTGAAGTCAGGCTGAATGGTGATGTTTACTCGGACAGCGGATCTAGTTCCGACAGTGGTAAGCAGGTGAAGAAGCCCCCACCAGGCTTCAAACTGCCACCACCACCCGGGTTCGAAAACAGGTTCTCCGACTTTCCTTCTTTGGCTCTGCCTAACGATTTAACATTCACAACGAGCTTAGGGGAGTCTTATTCGATCGTGTCGAAACCGAACAACTACAAACAACCACCAAATGCTGTGGTTAGGAACCAGAACATCGTTAAAAGGTTGCGCATGGTCAGTGGCGAAGAAGTCATGCAACAATTCAAGAACTGTTCTGTTCGCTTTCATAACGGTCAATTGAGCACGCAGAGATTCTTTGATTATTGCAAGAAAGTCTTTGGGGCGAATTTTGACGAATTTTTCCCTGAAATGTTGGTGCTCTTGCCCGACATTGGGAAGCAGCAAGAACTTTTCGGTGTACTTACCGGTAAGGCGAAAAAGAACTTGGTGGCTTGCGAGAATTGCAAgcaaatcattttcaaaaaggAACTTTCGCACCATTATAAATATCACAgttttgaaaatcaattttcaagtcaagtaacgGCTCAAGTGAATAgcaataattcttggaataaGTGA